One stretch of Arachis hypogaea cultivar Tifrunner chromosome 20, arahy.Tifrunner.gnm2.J5K5, whole genome shotgun sequence DNA includes these proteins:
- the LOC112735019 gene encoding protein MEI2-like 3 isoform X3, with amino-acid sequence MKESVDHSYPVGPTKIPSENTPKEVQQGAWEDLSRSDLYHVSSHTGFFSRSLPVPLHEKLNLSSADGFKKSHQDVDGNGLLEDADTCVIGTMLPDDEEDLLADFDLSGLPNSLEDLEEYDVFGSGGGMELEADPQESLNVGVSKLSFSDGHAANGLPYNSFLNGVGIVAGEHPYGEHPSRTLFVRNINNNVEDSELRALFEQYGHIRTLYTACKHRGFVMVSYYDIRAARTAMHALQNKPLRRRKLDIHFSIPKDNPSDKDINQGTLVVFNLDPSVSNEDLRTIFGAYGEVKEIRETSHKGHHKFIEFYDVRAAEAALKSLNRSNIAGRRIKVELSRPGRTRRNLVLQTNQELDHDEKLSFRHQMGSPVANSPPGYWLRFNSTVENNSFQTISDSPGSGIMSPSIGNHLAGLASVLHPPLSNAMKGVAIGKDLAGSQHAEHIFASSNSSHGETFQSHSLPEPKFIPYSGALSSFGSSPSNGSSVETLSGSQFLWGSPNLYSQDIKPSAWPTPSVRHSFTANGNSHAFQNPAQESSFIGLSHNRHHNHVGSAPSGFPFERNFGVLSKSPETSFVNHVGYGGIGLSHSKGNYMVNMGESVNAGITIPRNMSEHGSPNIGMRSSPRLSLVFSGNGPYPGLPPTATTTTTTTSVFGFVDPGRNRRIENNGGQADSSKKQFHLDLDRIKNSEDRRTTLMIKNIPNKYTSKMLLAAIDEKHKGTYDFFYLPIDFKNKCNVGYAFINMLSASHIIPFYETFNGKKWEKFNSEKVASLAYARIQGKAALVNHFQNSSLMNEDERCRPVVFHSQDPEGGDKIIQDHTSDSTSETK; translated from the exons ATGAAGGAGTCTGTAGACCATTCTTATCCTG TAGGTCCAACCAAGATTCCATCAGAAAATACACCTAAAGAAGTGCAACAAGGTGCATGGGAGGATTTATCTAGATCTGATCTATACCATGTTTCATCTCATACTGGCTTCTTTTCTAGGTCATTGCCTGTTCCGTTACATGAAAAGT TGAACTTAAGCAGTGCTGATGGCTTTAAAAAGTCCCATCAAGATGTAGATGGGAATGGTTTACTTGAGGATGCTGATACTTGTGTGATAGGAACCATGCTTCCAGATGATGAGGAGGACCTTTTAGCTGATTTTGACCTAAGTGGTTTGCCAAACTCTCTTGAGGATTTGGAGGAGTATGATGTTTTTGGTAGTGGTGGAGGTATGGAACTGGAAGCTGATCCTCAGGAAAGTCTTAATGTGGGTGTGTCAAAATTAAGCTTCTCTGATGGTCATGCTGCCAATGGTTTGCcctataattcttttcttaatggTGTGGGGATTGTTGCTGGAGAACATCCATATGGAGAGCATCCTTCTCGGACATTATTTGTtcgaaatattaataataatgtgGAGGATTCAGAGTTGAGAGCTCTTTTCGAg CAATATGGTCACATTAGGACTCTATATACTGCATGTAAACATCGTGGGTTTGTTATGGTATCCTATTATGACATCCGTGCTGCTCGAACAGCCATGCACGCATTACAAAACAAACCTTTACGACGCCGGAAACTTGACATTCACTTCTCAATACCAAAG GATAATCCATCTGACAAGGACATCAACCAAGGAACCTTGGTAGTTTTCAATTTGGACCCATCTGTTTCGAATGAGGACCTCCGTACAATATTTGGGGCATATGGAGAGGTCAAAGAG ATACGGGAAACGTCTCACAAAGGCCATCACAAGtttattgaattttatgatgtgAGGGCTGCAGAAGCAGCACTAAAATCATTAAACAGGAGTAACATAGCTGGGAGGCGAATAAAGGTGGAGCTTAGCCGGCCTGGCAGAACTCGTCGAAA TTTAGTGCTTCAAACAAATCAAGAGCTTGATCATGATGAAAAGCTAAGTTTCCGACATCAGATGGGTTCACCTGTGGCCAATTCTCCACCCG GTTACTGGTTGCGGTTCAACAGCACTGTTGAAAATAACTCATTTCAAACTATAAGCGATTCTCCTGGTTCTGGGATCATGAGTCCATCAATAGGAAACCATTTAGCTGGATTAGCTTCTGTTTTGCACCCTCCACTATCCAATGCCATGAAGGGTGTAGCTATTGGGAAAGATTTAGCAGGGAGTCAGCATGCAGAGCATATATTTGCTAGTAGTAATTCATCGCATGGAGAGACATTTCAATCTCATTCTCTTCCAGAACCAAAATTCATCCCATATAGTGGAGCTTTGTCTTCTTTTGGTTCATCTCCTTCAAATGGATCCTCGGTGGAAACCTTGTCAGGGTCACAATTTTTATGGGGAAGTCCGAACTTGTACTCACAGGACATCAAACCTTCAGCTTGGCCAACACCATCTGTGAGGCATTcatttacagcaaatggaaatagccATGCCTTCCAAAACCCTGCTCAAGAGAGTTCTTTTATTGGTTTGTCCCACAATCGTCACCATAATCATGTTGGCTCTGCTCCATCAGGTTTTCCTTTTGAGAGAAACTTTGGAGTCCTTTCGAAGTCACCTGAAACGTCGTTCGTGAACCATGTTGGTTATGGAGGCATAGGTCTGAGTCACAGTAAGGGGAATTACATGGTTAATATGGGTGAATCTGTTAATGCCGGGATCACTATACCAAGAAATATGTCTGAACATGGTTCGCCAAACATTGGAATGAGATCATCTCCCAGACTTAGTCTTGTGTTTTCAGGTAATGGTCCATACCCAGGATTGCCACCTActgctactactactactactactacttcaGTGTTTGGTTTCGTGGACCCTGGGCGGAATAGGCGCATAGAGAACAATGGGGGCCAAGCTGATAGCAGCAAGAAGCAATTTCATCTTGACTTGGATAGGATTAAAAACAGTGAAGACAGAAGGACTACCTTAATGATAAAGAACATCCCAAATAA ATACACCTCAAAAATGTTATTAGCTGCTATTGATGAAAAGCACAAGGGTACCTATGATTTTTTCTATCTACCAATCGACTTTAAG AATAAATGCAATGTGGGATACGCATTTATCAACATGCTGTCGGCATCACACATTATTCCATTCTATGAG ACATTTAATGGGAAGAAGTGGGAGAAGTTTAATAGTGAAAAAGTTGCTTCCCTGGCATATGCACGAATCCAAGGAAAGGCTGCATTGGTGAACCATTTCCAGAATTCAAGTCTGATGAACGAAGATGAGCGGTGCCGCCCAGTCGTCTTCCATTCACAGGATCCTGAAGGTGGTGATAAG ATCATACAAGATCATACAAGTGATTCAACCTCGGAGACAAAATAA
- the LOC112735019 gene encoding protein MEI2-like 3 isoform X4, with protein MKESVDHSYPGPTKIPSENTPKEVQQGAWEDLSRSDLYHVSSHTGFFSRSLPVPLHEKLNLSSADGFKKSHQDVDGNGLLEDADTCVIGTMLPDDEEDLLADFDLSGLPNSLEDLEEYDVFGSGGGMELEADPQESLNVGVSKLSFSDGHAANGLPYNSFLNGVGIVAGEHPYGEHPSRTLFVRNINNNVEDSELRALFEQYGHIRTLYTACKHRGFVMVSYYDIRAARTAMHALQNKPLRRRKLDIHFSIPKDNPSDKDINQGTLVVFNLDPSVSNEDLRTIFGAYGEVKEIRETSHKGHHKFIEFYDVRAAEAALKSLNRSNIAGRRIKVELSRPGRTRRNLVLQTNQELDHDEKLSFRHQMGSPVANSPPGYWLRFNSTVENNSFQTISDSPGSGIMSPSIGNHLAGLASVLHPPLSNAMKGVAIGKDLAGSQHAEHIFASSNSSHGETFQSHSLPEPKFIPYSGALSSFGSSPSNGSSVETLSGSQFLWGSPNLYSQDIKPSAWPTPSVRHSFTANGNSHAFQNPAQESSFIGLSHNRHHNHVGSAPSGFPFERNFGVLSKSPETSFVNHVGYGGIGLSHSKGNYMVNMGESVNAGITIPRNMSEHGSPNIGMRSSPRLSLVFSGNGPYPGLPPTATTTTTTTSVFGFVDPGRNRRIENNGGQADSSKKQFHLDLDRIKNSEDRRTTLMIKNIPNKYTSKMLLAAIDEKHKGTYDFFYLPIDFKNKCNVGYAFINMLSASHIIPFYETFNGKKWEKFNSEKVASLAYARIQGKAALVNHFQNSSLMNEDERCRPVVFHSQDPEGGDKIIQDHTSDSTSETK; from the exons ATGAAGGAGTCTGTAGACCATTCTTATCCTG GTCCAACCAAGATTCCATCAGAAAATACACCTAAAGAAGTGCAACAAGGTGCATGGGAGGATTTATCTAGATCTGATCTATACCATGTTTCATCTCATACTGGCTTCTTTTCTAGGTCATTGCCTGTTCCGTTACATGAAAAGT TGAACTTAAGCAGTGCTGATGGCTTTAAAAAGTCCCATCAAGATGTAGATGGGAATGGTTTACTTGAGGATGCTGATACTTGTGTGATAGGAACCATGCTTCCAGATGATGAGGAGGACCTTTTAGCTGATTTTGACCTAAGTGGTTTGCCAAACTCTCTTGAGGATTTGGAGGAGTATGATGTTTTTGGTAGTGGTGGAGGTATGGAACTGGAAGCTGATCCTCAGGAAAGTCTTAATGTGGGTGTGTCAAAATTAAGCTTCTCTGATGGTCATGCTGCCAATGGTTTGCcctataattcttttcttaatggTGTGGGGATTGTTGCTGGAGAACATCCATATGGAGAGCATCCTTCTCGGACATTATTTGTtcgaaatattaataataatgtgGAGGATTCAGAGTTGAGAGCTCTTTTCGAg CAATATGGTCACATTAGGACTCTATATACTGCATGTAAACATCGTGGGTTTGTTATGGTATCCTATTATGACATCCGTGCTGCTCGAACAGCCATGCACGCATTACAAAACAAACCTTTACGACGCCGGAAACTTGACATTCACTTCTCAATACCAAAG GATAATCCATCTGACAAGGACATCAACCAAGGAACCTTGGTAGTTTTCAATTTGGACCCATCTGTTTCGAATGAGGACCTCCGTACAATATTTGGGGCATATGGAGAGGTCAAAGAG ATACGGGAAACGTCTCACAAAGGCCATCACAAGtttattgaattttatgatgtgAGGGCTGCAGAAGCAGCACTAAAATCATTAAACAGGAGTAACATAGCTGGGAGGCGAATAAAGGTGGAGCTTAGCCGGCCTGGCAGAACTCGTCGAAA TTTAGTGCTTCAAACAAATCAAGAGCTTGATCATGATGAAAAGCTAAGTTTCCGACATCAGATGGGTTCACCTGTGGCCAATTCTCCACCCG GTTACTGGTTGCGGTTCAACAGCACTGTTGAAAATAACTCATTTCAAACTATAAGCGATTCTCCTGGTTCTGGGATCATGAGTCCATCAATAGGAAACCATTTAGCTGGATTAGCTTCTGTTTTGCACCCTCCACTATCCAATGCCATGAAGGGTGTAGCTATTGGGAAAGATTTAGCAGGGAGTCAGCATGCAGAGCATATATTTGCTAGTAGTAATTCATCGCATGGAGAGACATTTCAATCTCATTCTCTTCCAGAACCAAAATTCATCCCATATAGTGGAGCTTTGTCTTCTTTTGGTTCATCTCCTTCAAATGGATCCTCGGTGGAAACCTTGTCAGGGTCACAATTTTTATGGGGAAGTCCGAACTTGTACTCACAGGACATCAAACCTTCAGCTTGGCCAACACCATCTGTGAGGCATTcatttacagcaaatggaaatagccATGCCTTCCAAAACCCTGCTCAAGAGAGTTCTTTTATTGGTTTGTCCCACAATCGTCACCATAATCATGTTGGCTCTGCTCCATCAGGTTTTCCTTTTGAGAGAAACTTTGGAGTCCTTTCGAAGTCACCTGAAACGTCGTTCGTGAACCATGTTGGTTATGGAGGCATAGGTCTGAGTCACAGTAAGGGGAATTACATGGTTAATATGGGTGAATCTGTTAATGCCGGGATCACTATACCAAGAAATATGTCTGAACATGGTTCGCCAAACATTGGAATGAGATCATCTCCCAGACTTAGTCTTGTGTTTTCAGGTAATGGTCCATACCCAGGATTGCCACCTActgctactactactactactactacttcaGTGTTTGGTTTCGTGGACCCTGGGCGGAATAGGCGCATAGAGAACAATGGGGGCCAAGCTGATAGCAGCAAGAAGCAATTTCATCTTGACTTGGATAGGATTAAAAACAGTGAAGACAGAAGGACTACCTTAATGATAAAGAACATCCCAAATAA ATACACCTCAAAAATGTTATTAGCTGCTATTGATGAAAAGCACAAGGGTACCTATGATTTTTTCTATCTACCAATCGACTTTAAG AATAAATGCAATGTGGGATACGCATTTATCAACATGCTGTCGGCATCACACATTATTCCATTCTATGAG ACATTTAATGGGAAGAAGTGGGAGAAGTTTAATAGTGAAAAAGTTGCTTCCCTGGCATATGCACGAATCCAAGGAAAGGCTGCATTGGTGAACCATTTCCAGAATTCAAGTCTGATGAACGAAGATGAGCGGTGCCGCCCAGTCGTCTTCCATTCACAGGATCCTGAAGGTGGTGATAAG ATCATACAAGATCATACAAGTGATTCAACCTCGGAGACAAAATAA
- the LOC112735019 gene encoding protein MEI2-like 3 isoform X2, with amino-acid sequence MKGCCKLAMKESVDHSYPGPTKIPSENTPKEVQQGAWEDLSRSDLYHVSSHTGFFSRSLPVPLHEKLNLSSADGFKKSHQDVDGNGLLEDADTCVIGTMLPDDEEDLLADFDLSGLPNSLEDLEEYDVFGSGGGMELEADPQESLNVGVSKLSFSDGHAANGLPYNSFLNGVGIVAGEHPYGEHPSRTLFVRNINNNVEDSELRALFEQYGHIRTLYTACKHRGFVMVSYYDIRAARTAMHALQNKPLRRRKLDIHFSIPKDNPSDKDINQGTLVVFNLDPSVSNEDLRTIFGAYGEVKEIRETSHKGHHKFIEFYDVRAAEAALKSLNRSNIAGRRIKVELSRPGRTRRNLVLQTNQELDHDEKLSFRHQMGSPVANSPPGYWLRFNSTVENNSFQTISDSPGSGIMSPSIGNHLAGLASVLHPPLSNAMKGVAIGKDLAGSQHAEHIFASSNSSHGETFQSHSLPEPKFIPYSGALSSFGSSPSNGSSVETLSGSQFLWGSPNLYSQDIKPSAWPTPSVRHSFTANGNSHAFQNPAQESSFIGLSHNRHHNHVGSAPSGFPFERNFGVLSKSPETSFVNHVGYGGIGLSHSKGNYMVNMGESVNAGITIPRNMSEHGSPNIGMRSSPRLSLVFSGNGPYPGLPPTATTTTTTTSVFGFVDPGRNRRIENNGGQADSSKKQFHLDLDRIKNSEDRRTTLMIKNIPNKYTSKMLLAAIDEKHKGTYDFFYLPIDFKNKCNVGYAFINMLSASHIIPFYETFNGKKWEKFNSEKVASLAYARIQGKAALVNHFQNSSLMNEDERCRPVVFHSQDPEGGDKIIQDHTSDSTSETK; translated from the exons ATG AAAGGGTGTTGCAAACTTGCAATGAAGGAGTCTGTAGACCATTCTTATCCTG GTCCAACCAAGATTCCATCAGAAAATACACCTAAAGAAGTGCAACAAGGTGCATGGGAGGATTTATCTAGATCTGATCTATACCATGTTTCATCTCATACTGGCTTCTTTTCTAGGTCATTGCCTGTTCCGTTACATGAAAAGT TGAACTTAAGCAGTGCTGATGGCTTTAAAAAGTCCCATCAAGATGTAGATGGGAATGGTTTACTTGAGGATGCTGATACTTGTGTGATAGGAACCATGCTTCCAGATGATGAGGAGGACCTTTTAGCTGATTTTGACCTAAGTGGTTTGCCAAACTCTCTTGAGGATTTGGAGGAGTATGATGTTTTTGGTAGTGGTGGAGGTATGGAACTGGAAGCTGATCCTCAGGAAAGTCTTAATGTGGGTGTGTCAAAATTAAGCTTCTCTGATGGTCATGCTGCCAATGGTTTGCcctataattcttttcttaatggTGTGGGGATTGTTGCTGGAGAACATCCATATGGAGAGCATCCTTCTCGGACATTATTTGTtcgaaatattaataataatgtgGAGGATTCAGAGTTGAGAGCTCTTTTCGAg CAATATGGTCACATTAGGACTCTATATACTGCATGTAAACATCGTGGGTTTGTTATGGTATCCTATTATGACATCCGTGCTGCTCGAACAGCCATGCACGCATTACAAAACAAACCTTTACGACGCCGGAAACTTGACATTCACTTCTCAATACCAAAG GATAATCCATCTGACAAGGACATCAACCAAGGAACCTTGGTAGTTTTCAATTTGGACCCATCTGTTTCGAATGAGGACCTCCGTACAATATTTGGGGCATATGGAGAGGTCAAAGAG ATACGGGAAACGTCTCACAAAGGCCATCACAAGtttattgaattttatgatgtgAGGGCTGCAGAAGCAGCACTAAAATCATTAAACAGGAGTAACATAGCTGGGAGGCGAATAAAGGTGGAGCTTAGCCGGCCTGGCAGAACTCGTCGAAA TTTAGTGCTTCAAACAAATCAAGAGCTTGATCATGATGAAAAGCTAAGTTTCCGACATCAGATGGGTTCACCTGTGGCCAATTCTCCACCCG GTTACTGGTTGCGGTTCAACAGCACTGTTGAAAATAACTCATTTCAAACTATAAGCGATTCTCCTGGTTCTGGGATCATGAGTCCATCAATAGGAAACCATTTAGCTGGATTAGCTTCTGTTTTGCACCCTCCACTATCCAATGCCATGAAGGGTGTAGCTATTGGGAAAGATTTAGCAGGGAGTCAGCATGCAGAGCATATATTTGCTAGTAGTAATTCATCGCATGGAGAGACATTTCAATCTCATTCTCTTCCAGAACCAAAATTCATCCCATATAGTGGAGCTTTGTCTTCTTTTGGTTCATCTCCTTCAAATGGATCCTCGGTGGAAACCTTGTCAGGGTCACAATTTTTATGGGGAAGTCCGAACTTGTACTCACAGGACATCAAACCTTCAGCTTGGCCAACACCATCTGTGAGGCATTcatttacagcaaatggaaatagccATGCCTTCCAAAACCCTGCTCAAGAGAGTTCTTTTATTGGTTTGTCCCACAATCGTCACCATAATCATGTTGGCTCTGCTCCATCAGGTTTTCCTTTTGAGAGAAACTTTGGAGTCCTTTCGAAGTCACCTGAAACGTCGTTCGTGAACCATGTTGGTTATGGAGGCATAGGTCTGAGTCACAGTAAGGGGAATTACATGGTTAATATGGGTGAATCTGTTAATGCCGGGATCACTATACCAAGAAATATGTCTGAACATGGTTCGCCAAACATTGGAATGAGATCATCTCCCAGACTTAGTCTTGTGTTTTCAGGTAATGGTCCATACCCAGGATTGCCACCTActgctactactactactactactacttcaGTGTTTGGTTTCGTGGACCCTGGGCGGAATAGGCGCATAGAGAACAATGGGGGCCAAGCTGATAGCAGCAAGAAGCAATTTCATCTTGACTTGGATAGGATTAAAAACAGTGAAGACAGAAGGACTACCTTAATGATAAAGAACATCCCAAATAA ATACACCTCAAAAATGTTATTAGCTGCTATTGATGAAAAGCACAAGGGTACCTATGATTTTTTCTATCTACCAATCGACTTTAAG AATAAATGCAATGTGGGATACGCATTTATCAACATGCTGTCGGCATCACACATTATTCCATTCTATGAG ACATTTAATGGGAAGAAGTGGGAGAAGTTTAATAGTGAAAAAGTTGCTTCCCTGGCATATGCACGAATCCAAGGAAAGGCTGCATTGGTGAACCATTTCCAGAATTCAAGTCTGATGAACGAAGATGAGCGGTGCCGCCCAGTCGTCTTCCATTCACAGGATCCTGAAGGTGGTGATAAG ATCATACAAGATCATACAAGTGATTCAACCTCGGAGACAAAATAA
- the LOC112735019 gene encoding protein MEI2-like 3 isoform X1, translating to MKGCCKLAMKESVDHSYPVGPTKIPSENTPKEVQQGAWEDLSRSDLYHVSSHTGFFSRSLPVPLHEKLNLSSADGFKKSHQDVDGNGLLEDADTCVIGTMLPDDEEDLLADFDLSGLPNSLEDLEEYDVFGSGGGMELEADPQESLNVGVSKLSFSDGHAANGLPYNSFLNGVGIVAGEHPYGEHPSRTLFVRNINNNVEDSELRALFEQYGHIRTLYTACKHRGFVMVSYYDIRAARTAMHALQNKPLRRRKLDIHFSIPKDNPSDKDINQGTLVVFNLDPSVSNEDLRTIFGAYGEVKEIRETSHKGHHKFIEFYDVRAAEAALKSLNRSNIAGRRIKVELSRPGRTRRNLVLQTNQELDHDEKLSFRHQMGSPVANSPPGYWLRFNSTVENNSFQTISDSPGSGIMSPSIGNHLAGLASVLHPPLSNAMKGVAIGKDLAGSQHAEHIFASSNSSHGETFQSHSLPEPKFIPYSGALSSFGSSPSNGSSVETLSGSQFLWGSPNLYSQDIKPSAWPTPSVRHSFTANGNSHAFQNPAQESSFIGLSHNRHHNHVGSAPSGFPFERNFGVLSKSPETSFVNHVGYGGIGLSHSKGNYMVNMGESVNAGITIPRNMSEHGSPNIGMRSSPRLSLVFSGNGPYPGLPPTATTTTTTTSVFGFVDPGRNRRIENNGGQADSSKKQFHLDLDRIKNSEDRRTTLMIKNIPNKYTSKMLLAAIDEKHKGTYDFFYLPIDFKNKCNVGYAFINMLSASHIIPFYETFNGKKWEKFNSEKVASLAYARIQGKAALVNHFQNSSLMNEDERCRPVVFHSQDPEGGDKIIQDHTSDSTSETK from the exons ATG AAAGGGTGTTGCAAACTTGCAATGAAGGAGTCTGTAGACCATTCTTATCCTG TAGGTCCAACCAAGATTCCATCAGAAAATACACCTAAAGAAGTGCAACAAGGTGCATGGGAGGATTTATCTAGATCTGATCTATACCATGTTTCATCTCATACTGGCTTCTTTTCTAGGTCATTGCCTGTTCCGTTACATGAAAAGT TGAACTTAAGCAGTGCTGATGGCTTTAAAAAGTCCCATCAAGATGTAGATGGGAATGGTTTACTTGAGGATGCTGATACTTGTGTGATAGGAACCATGCTTCCAGATGATGAGGAGGACCTTTTAGCTGATTTTGACCTAAGTGGTTTGCCAAACTCTCTTGAGGATTTGGAGGAGTATGATGTTTTTGGTAGTGGTGGAGGTATGGAACTGGAAGCTGATCCTCAGGAAAGTCTTAATGTGGGTGTGTCAAAATTAAGCTTCTCTGATGGTCATGCTGCCAATGGTTTGCcctataattcttttcttaatggTGTGGGGATTGTTGCTGGAGAACATCCATATGGAGAGCATCCTTCTCGGACATTATTTGTtcgaaatattaataataatgtgGAGGATTCAGAGTTGAGAGCTCTTTTCGAg CAATATGGTCACATTAGGACTCTATATACTGCATGTAAACATCGTGGGTTTGTTATGGTATCCTATTATGACATCCGTGCTGCTCGAACAGCCATGCACGCATTACAAAACAAACCTTTACGACGCCGGAAACTTGACATTCACTTCTCAATACCAAAG GATAATCCATCTGACAAGGACATCAACCAAGGAACCTTGGTAGTTTTCAATTTGGACCCATCTGTTTCGAATGAGGACCTCCGTACAATATTTGGGGCATATGGAGAGGTCAAAGAG ATACGGGAAACGTCTCACAAAGGCCATCACAAGtttattgaattttatgatgtgAGGGCTGCAGAAGCAGCACTAAAATCATTAAACAGGAGTAACATAGCTGGGAGGCGAATAAAGGTGGAGCTTAGCCGGCCTGGCAGAACTCGTCGAAA TTTAGTGCTTCAAACAAATCAAGAGCTTGATCATGATGAAAAGCTAAGTTTCCGACATCAGATGGGTTCACCTGTGGCCAATTCTCCACCCG GTTACTGGTTGCGGTTCAACAGCACTGTTGAAAATAACTCATTTCAAACTATAAGCGATTCTCCTGGTTCTGGGATCATGAGTCCATCAATAGGAAACCATTTAGCTGGATTAGCTTCTGTTTTGCACCCTCCACTATCCAATGCCATGAAGGGTGTAGCTATTGGGAAAGATTTAGCAGGGAGTCAGCATGCAGAGCATATATTTGCTAGTAGTAATTCATCGCATGGAGAGACATTTCAATCTCATTCTCTTCCAGAACCAAAATTCATCCCATATAGTGGAGCTTTGTCTTCTTTTGGTTCATCTCCTTCAAATGGATCCTCGGTGGAAACCTTGTCAGGGTCACAATTTTTATGGGGAAGTCCGAACTTGTACTCACAGGACATCAAACCTTCAGCTTGGCCAACACCATCTGTGAGGCATTcatttacagcaaatggaaatagccATGCCTTCCAAAACCCTGCTCAAGAGAGTTCTTTTATTGGTTTGTCCCACAATCGTCACCATAATCATGTTGGCTCTGCTCCATCAGGTTTTCCTTTTGAGAGAAACTTTGGAGTCCTTTCGAAGTCACCTGAAACGTCGTTCGTGAACCATGTTGGTTATGGAGGCATAGGTCTGAGTCACAGTAAGGGGAATTACATGGTTAATATGGGTGAATCTGTTAATGCCGGGATCACTATACCAAGAAATATGTCTGAACATGGTTCGCCAAACATTGGAATGAGATCATCTCCCAGACTTAGTCTTGTGTTTTCAGGTAATGGTCCATACCCAGGATTGCCACCTActgctactactactactactactacttcaGTGTTTGGTTTCGTGGACCCTGGGCGGAATAGGCGCATAGAGAACAATGGGGGCCAAGCTGATAGCAGCAAGAAGCAATTTCATCTTGACTTGGATAGGATTAAAAACAGTGAAGACAGAAGGACTACCTTAATGATAAAGAACATCCCAAATAA ATACACCTCAAAAATGTTATTAGCTGCTATTGATGAAAAGCACAAGGGTACCTATGATTTTTTCTATCTACCAATCGACTTTAAG AATAAATGCAATGTGGGATACGCATTTATCAACATGCTGTCGGCATCACACATTATTCCATTCTATGAG ACATTTAATGGGAAGAAGTGGGAGAAGTTTAATAGTGAAAAAGTTGCTTCCCTGGCATATGCACGAATCCAAGGAAAGGCTGCATTGGTGAACCATTTCCAGAATTCAAGTCTGATGAACGAAGATGAGCGGTGCCGCCCAGTCGTCTTCCATTCACAGGATCCTGAAGGTGGTGATAAG ATCATACAAGATCATACAAGTGATTCAACCTCGGAGACAAAATAA
- the LOC140183296 gene encoding uncharacterized protein — MPSSPTYTKQPPLAQRNNGGSHLQNLGNRRRQLFPMAPRQLRFLIVAINYYTKWIEAEVLATITATQCQKFFWRQVIAQFGIPKIVISNNKTQFADKRFQEFLEGLGISQRFSSIERLQTNGQVEAANKVIIKGLKKWLDKAKGLWANELGLVLWSYRTSPQTFTVESPFRLTYGLEAIIPIENWEPSPQRTIGGHNENA; from the coding sequence ATGCCAAGTTCACCGACCTACACCAAGCAGCCCCCATTAGCTCAGCGTAATAACGGAGGATCACACCTTCAGAACTTGGGAAATCGACGTCGTCAACTGTTCCCCATGGCTCCCAGGCAACTGCGATTTCTTATAGTCGCCATtaactactacaccaaatggatcgaAGCTGAAGTGCTGGCCACGATCACGGCCACTCAATGCCAAAAATTCTTTTGGAGGCAAGTCATAGCCCAATTCGGAATACCAAAGATCGTAATCTCCAATAACAAGACCCAGTTTGCAGACAAGCGATTCCAAGAATTTCTAGAGGGACTCGGCATCTCCCAGAGATTCAGCTCGATAGAACGTCTGCAAACCAACGGCCAGGtagaagcggccaacaaagtcatcatAAAAGGGCTCAAGAAATGGCTAGACAAAGCCAAAGGCCTTTGGGCCAACGAACTCGGGTTAGTACTCTGGTCGTATCGAACATCACCCCAAACCTTCACCGTGGAATCCCCGTTCCGGCTAACATACGGCCTGGAAGCCATTATTCCCATAGAAAACTGGGAACCGAGCCCCCAGAGGACCATTGGGGGACACAATGAAAATGCATAA